The window CAGGTCATGGATCCGATTAACTGGGACGAAACGGAGCACTGGTCGCGTGCAAGTGACCATCTCGGGGGCTTTGAAGGTGGGATGACAAACGGAATGCCGATCATCGTGAATGCCGCAATGAAGCCAATTCCGACTCTGTATAAACCGTTACAGACCGCGGATGTGAACACCAAGGAAGCCAAGAAAGCGAACGTGGAACGCTCGGATACGACTGCGATTGTGCCAGCTTCCCTAGTAATCGAAAGCGTGGTAGAGATTGAACTGGCCAAGGTCCTGACGGAGACCTTTGATGGCAGCACTTTAGGCCGGTTACAGGAACAAGTGGCGGCTTACCGCCAGGAATTAGCGGATTATTAAGATGACGCGGGTGCATACGTTAGGACCACAAACCACTGATTGTTATCGCGCTGCGCAGGCTTATGTCGAACGCCATCCGGAGCATGAATATCAAATCATGCTGCATTCTAGTTTTGCCGCGGCCATTGCCGCTGTTACGAAGTACCCCGGGGAACAAATTTTACTACCGACGGCGCTGCAACTAGCGGATGGAACCGACTGGGGTGCTTTACACTATCGTTATCTGGAACGGTGGCAGTTGGTTGATGTTTTTTCCCATCCGCTCGATCCGTTGGTTTTGGTCCAGAGTCAGCGCCAGACGGGGTTCATCGATTTACATCCCGCGACGGCAGAATTAGCCCGGCGGTTGGTTGACGACCAACATGAACGGCGCTTTGCTGCGAGCAAGTGGGCTGCCTACCAAGCCTATCGGAACGATGGGGAATTTTGCATTACCAATCAAGCTAATTTAGACCCGCAAGAACGAATCTTAAACCGGTGGGACGTCGACATGGTCTGGACGGTTTACCAAGAACAGGAGGAGTAAAGATGCGCAAGTTAGAGCAAGCCCCCCACGGACTGCACGGAGAGCTCGCGGTGCCCGGGGACAAGAGTATTTCTCACCGAGCCCTGATGCTGGGCGCGGTGGCCACGGGAACCACGACTATCGAACATTGGTTAACCGGAGAAGATTGTCAGCACACGTTACAAGCATTGCGGGACGTCGGTGTTCCGATTGAACGGAAAGGAACTATGGTGACCGTGCACGGTAAGGGAAGCGCTGGCAACTTCGTGGCTCCCGCAACGTCGTTAGCAATGGGGAATTCTGGAACCACGACGCGCTTATTGATGGGACTTTTGAGCGGGACGTCATTTACCAGCAAACTGGTGGGGGATGATTCTCTAGAACGTCGGCCGATGCAGCGGGTTACGCAGCCGTTGGCAGAACTGGGCGTTAGAATTGACCTCACTGCAGCTGGAACGCTGCCAGCCCAAGTCCACGGTGGTCCGGTTCATGGTGGCACGGTGCGGTTGAACGTCGCCAGCGCGCAGGTGAAGAGTGCGGTGCTCCTAGCGGGTCTCAACGCGCCGACGCCCACGGTGGTAGTAGAAAAACTGCCCACCCGGGATCATACGGAAATCATGCTGCGCCAGTTTGGAGCGGATATCACAACGTCCGCGGATCAACGCACCATTACGCTGCAACCGCAGCCACACTTAACCGGGCAGACCGTGGTGGTGCCCGGGGACCTCTCCTCAGCCGCCTTCTTTTTGGTGGCGGCCACCATTGTCCCACAGTCCGAAGTGAAACTGACGAACGTTAACTTAAACCCAACCCGGACCGGCATTCTACGGGTCTTAGACCAGATGGGAGCGGATGTTACCATCGAACCGATTCCAACCACTGGAGAACCCCGGGGTAATTTGCTGGTTCGTAGCAGTCAGTTACAACCAATTCACCTGACGGCTTCTGACATTCCGGCGGTAATTGACGAGCTTCCGCTGGTGGCACTCTTAGCCGCTACGGCAGACGGGACCAGTACAATTCGCGGCGCTGTCGAGTTACGGGTTAAAGAAACCGATCGAATTTCGGTGCTGAAAACGGAACTAGAGAAACTGGGGGTCGCGGTGACCGAGTATCCCGACGGATTGGCGATTACCGGGCGTCCGGCGTGGGATGTCCAGGATTCAAAACTGGATAGCCATGGGGACCACCGAATTGGCATGATGCTTTCAATCGCAGCGTTACGGAGTCACACGCCGTTGATTCTGCAAAATGAGGAGGCCGTAGCGGTTTCCTATCCCCAATTTTTCACTGATTTAGAGCAACTACGGGAGGATCATTAATGACAACGGTTTTCATTCACGGATTTGGTTTGTTAGGAAGTTCGCTGGCGCGGGTGCTCCGGCAGGAAGCTGAACCGGTAACCATCATCGGGAGTGACCATAATCCTGCGCAAATTGAATATGCAAGGGAACACCAGTTGCTAGATCAAACGAGCACCGGCTTAGAGCGGGCGCCTGAAGCAGATGTGATTATTTTAGCGACCCCAGTGGATCAAATTAAGCAAACGTTGCGTGCGTTGGCAAAGTTGCCACTTCAACCGGGTGTGATTGTTACCGACGTGGGCAGCACAAAACAAAGCGTGGTGAAAGCGAGTCAAGCATTAGCGGCCACCCCCGCGGTCTTTGTTGGTGGTCATCCGATGGCCGGATCTCACAAAACGGGAGCACGCGCTGGGCGCGCCGATTTATTTGAAAATGCCTTCTACTTTCAAACTCCGCAAAGTAGTGCCGAACGAGCCGCAGCGCAGCAACTACAACACTTGCTTGCTGGAACGAAAGTCAAATTTGTCCAGATTACGCCCGAACGCCACGATCGGTTGGTGGGGCAGGTTAGCCATTTACCGCACGTGTTGGCGGCTGGACTGGTTAATCAGAGTAAGCAGGCACTGCAATCAGATTCGTTGGGACTGCGCGTGGCAGCCGGTGGTTTTAAATCCATGACCCGGATTGCAGCGGCTGATCCCACGATGTGGCAGTCGATTTTGCTCAACAATGGTCCGGTGGTAAGCGACCAAGTAGCTGCTTACATTGAAACGTTGCAACGGGTCCAGACTGCCATTAACCAGCAGGATGGTCCGGCTCTCTGGGAGTACTTTCAAAGCGCCCAACAAAGTCGGCAACAGCTGGAGCAACAGGATGATAACCAGGGTGCGGGCTTTTACGACCTCTTTTTAGACATTCCGGACCAACCGGGGACCATTGCGCGGGTGACAACGTTATTAGCCCAGGCTCACCTAAACTTGGTCAACCTGCAGATTTTGGAAGTGCGCGAGGATGTCAACGGAATCTTACAGCTAACCTTTAGTACGGCGGCAGATGCCCAACGGGCGGAGACGGCGCTCGCGCCCGAGTATCACATTGTGAGGAGGGATTAGGATGGATTTAATTTTGATTGGATTCATGGGTAGTGGCAAAACCACGATTAGCCAGTTACTTGGCGAACGGCTAGGAGTGCCCGTGACCGATTTAGACCAGGTGATTGTAGAAACCGCCGAACGATCCATCGCAGCCATTTTTGCTGAACAGGGCGAAGTAGGGTTTCGCCTGTTAGAAACTCAGGCGCTCGCCACCCAACTGGATCAACCGGGGATTTTAGCGACCGGAGGCGGCGTTCCCACGCAGGAACAGAATCGGGAACTTTTACAGTGCCACGCGGCTCCGGTGGTTTTACTAGAGATTGCCCCCGAAACAGCTTACGAACGGGTGAAAGCGGATGAGCATCGGCCGATTGCGAAAAACCTCGATTTAGCGGAACTAGCGGCGTTGAAAGACTCTCGTCAGGGATATTATCAAAGCTGTGCTGATTTAGTTGTGGACGCTAATCAGGATCCGAAGGCGATTGTGAATGAGATCATGAATTATTATCAGTTAAACTAAAAGATTTTCTGAAATTTTCACGATAATAAAAATAAACTACCAATGGTCGTCAGCAATTTGAAGATTGCTAATAATTATTGGTAGTTTTTGCTTTAAAGATCTTTTTTAGAAGAGAAAATGGGTGATGGTTAAAATAACTCCATCTTTAATTAACCCGATTGCTAACTCGAAATTCTAGTATGCCAAATTGCGATGCACCGTTTGTGACAAACTGGTTATTGTCATTGATTTGCCACAGATAGTTCTCGGTCTGTAGGTGCTGCTGCTGGCAAAAATGCCGAAGCTTGGTTAATCCTTGGTGAATGCCAGCTAGCGTATTTTCAACGCGGATGCCAACAAACAAACCCGCTGGCTTGGTAATGCTGGGAATCATCACGGTTGGAGCTGGTTTATGAACTTCGCGGATGATGCGAAACGAAGCAGTTGGATAGCCATCCGGTTGATCAACGCCTAAGTTGGTTAAAAATCCAGATTGATTGGTATCAAGAACTGCTAGTTGGTTAAATTGTTGATAAAATTCTGCAAATAATTGCGCCACTTCCTCCTCCGTACAATTAACTGATTGCTGGGAACACCAAAAGGCCGTTTCAATCTCGTTTTGCAGAAACGGTTCATCCAAAGGTCGTTTGGGGGTGGTAGTTTGGTGGAGTTGATGATTAATCACCGTTTGAATGGCAGTTAATTCATCAATTTTATGGTTAATCTGAGTTTGAAGTTCAACTAGTTTATCAGGAGCTAGTCCCTGTCGGTGCTTACCCTGTAGTTTTTTAATTTCATCTAATGAAACGCCCAAGCTGCGTAAGCCCAGGATAAAAGTTAAATTGTATAATTGATTGTAATCGTAATAGCGATAACCATGGGCATCCCGCCGTTGGGGACGAAAAATGCCCTGCTTATCATAGAAAATTAAGGTCCGCCTGGTGGTGTTAGCAAGGCGCGCCATTTCACTGATTTTTAGCATAACTGCTCCTTTTTGACTGTAACGTGACGTTACATCGTATAATGGAATTAAATTAATTATCAAATCTTTAGAGACGTTTATCAAGGAAAGGTGGCAATAACCTTGCGGCAATCATCGCTATTTGCAAATGATGAAGAGACGGCTCCGTTGGCTAGTCGGGTTCGGCCGCAAACTTTAGAGCAGTTTGTGGGGCAACAAACTTTGTTAGGCCACGGGAAAATTCTCCGAGAACTTATCGAAAACGACCAGGTTTCGTCAATGATTTTTTGGGGTCCTCCAGGAACCGGGAAAACGACGTTAGCAGAAATAATTGCTAAAACAACCCAGGCGCATTTCATTAGTTTTAGCGCGGTGGATAGTAGTATTAGCAAAATTAAAAAGGTAATGCAACAGGCAGAAACGGAACGAGAAGTCGGCCAGAAGACGATTGTTTTTGTTGATGAAATTCATCGGTTTAATAAGGCTCAACAAGATGCCTTTTTACCCTACGTGGAACAAGGTAGCATTATTTTAATCGGAGCCACCACCGAAAATCCGTCGTTTGAGATTAACTCGGCCTTATTATCACGGTGTAAGGTGTTCGTGTTAAAACCACTGCAGGTGCCAGACATTGTGAAACTGCTCCACCAGGCCTTAAACCATCCGAACGGTTTTCCCAACCAAACCATTAAAATTGGTGATAATGAGTTACAGGCAATTGCGACTTTCTCCAACGGGGATGCTCGGACCGCTTTAAATACGCTAGAAATGGCGGTTTTAAATGGCAAGCGGGACCAAAACGTGGTCACCATTACGACTGATGATCTCTCACAACTAATTAGTCAAAAGTCAGTACTCTACGATAAAAACGGAGAAGAACACTATAATTTAATTTCCGCACTGCATAAGTCGATGCGCAATAGTGACGTTGATGCGGCTATTTATTGGTTATCCCGCATGTTAGCAGGTGGCGAATATCCGCTCTACATTGCGAGACGGTTGGTCCGCTTTGCCAGCGAAGACATTGGATTAGCGGATTCGAATGCTTTGAACGTGGCGATTAACGTGTTTCAAGCCTGCCAGTTCCTGGGAATGCCAGAGTGTGACGTTCACTTGGTAGAGGCAGTAACTTACTTATCCTTAGCACCCAAATCGAATGCCTTGTATAAGGCCCGGCTCGCTGCGGAGAAGGACGTGAAAAAGACCATCAATGATCCGGTTCCACTGCAAATTCGCAATGCTCCCACCAAATTAATGAAAGACCTCGGTTATGGGAAAGATTATCAACTAGCGCATTCTCATCAAGCTAAATTAACCACGATGAAAACAATGCCGCCCAATCTAGAGGGAAGTGAGTACTACTTACCCACCACTTCTGGCAACGAACGACGCTTTAAAGACCGGTTAGAGCAAATTAAAGCATGGCATCAAAAACACGACTAATGGAGATATTGTAATGGACCATAAACAGAATGAAATTACTCAAATCGAAGTCCGGGGTGGCAACGTCCACAACCTGAAAAACATTAACGTCAACATTCCCTTAAAGCAATTTGTGGCCATCTCCGGCCTCTCTGGTTCGGGGAAGAGTTCGTTAGCAATGGGAATCTTGTACGCCGAGGGGTCGCGTCGTTACTTAGAAGCGCTTTCGACCTACACCCGCCGGCGGATTAGCCAGAATCAGGGAGCGCCACAAGTACAAGAAGTTAAACACATTCCGTCGGCCTTAGCCCTGCGCCAACGACCCGATGTTCCGTCCGAACGTTCCACGGTGGGGTCGATGACGGAGGTTTTTAACGTAGTGCGGCTAATTTTTTCGCGGTTGGGTTCGCCAGTTTGTCCCAACGGGCACCGGTTGAAACCCAGTCTGAACATCGCCCAAGTCATGGATTTGCCGGGCGACAACCCCGAAATGGGTTGGGTGACCTGTCCCGTGTGTGGCATTCACTTTATGATCAAGTCGGCCGAGGATTTTTCCTTTAATTCTGCCGGGCGCTGTCCTAAATGTGATGGAACGGGAGAGGTACGGGAACTCGATGAACGCAAATTGATTGGTAACGAGAACCTGACCCTCGACGAGGGGGCCGTGGCGTCTTGGCACTTACCGGGTCGTAACTTCATGCCGACGGTAGCGGCTACGTTGGGTGTCCGGACGGATGTTCCGTATAAGGACCTAACGGACCACGAAAAAGACATTGTCCTGCACGGAGCCAAAAAACAGTATCCAGTGGACTTTCGGACGTCAACCGGACGAGTTTTTCATACTGATAACACGCTGTATGAGAACGCCTACGCCGCTGTTTATGATTCATTGAAAACGGCCAAGAGTGAACGGTCCCTGAACAAGATTAACCAGTTCTTTCACTTCTCAGTGTGCCCGGTTTGTCACGGTAGTCGGCTGAATCCCGATTTATTAACCCAAATTGTCGGGGAAAAGAACATTGCCGAAGTAGCGGACCTAGCGTTGGGTGATTTAGCGGATTGGGAACGCGTGACGAAGCACGAGCTACCGGCTGACATGCACCACATGGCCGATATTTTATTTTCCAACATGCAGGATACCCTCCATCCGTTGTTAGAACTGGGTTTGGATTATTTGACCCTTTCTCGGGGAAGCAACACGCTGTCGACTGGTGAATTGCAACGGATTCAACTAGCTAAAACCCTGCGGACCGAGACCACCGGGGTCTTGTACGTCCTAGATGAACCATCGATCGGACTGCATCCAGATAACGTGAAAGGACTTCTCCACGTCTTTCGAGCCTTGATTGCGCAGGGAAATTCCCTGGTTGTAGTGGATCACGACGTGGACATTATTGCCGCCGCCGATTGGATTATTGAAATTGGTCCCGGATCGGGGGCCCAGGGAGGCCAGGTGATTGCGGAAGGAACGCCAGCGCACTTACAGTCGGATCCACAATCTTTAATCGGACCATTTTTATCTGGAAAAGCACCAGTTATGCACGAGAAGATGGCTAGTCAGCAGGATGCACAACAGCTTGATACCACGGTGCAGGTGGCTGATTACTTTAACCTTCACGATGTGACCGTTACGATTCCCGGCAATCAGATTACGACGGTCACTGGTTTTTCGGGAGCGGGAAAAACTAGTTTGATTTTAGATAGTTTGGTACCGGCAATTACGGCGCAAACTCGGGGTCAGCAACTGCCGGAACAAGTCCGCCGCTTGGACACTCAGTTAGATCACGTGGTTAGCGTCGATGCTAAACCAGTGGGGAAGAACGCCCGCTCCAGTCTAGCCACCTACACAAACATCATGGATAACTTACGGAAGCTGTTTGCCGGTTTACCGGCCGCCCAGGAGCATCACTACAGTGTTTCGGACTTTTCGTACAACAATAAAAAGGGCGCTTGCCCGCACTGTGGTGGAATTGGCGTTATTACTTTAGACATTCAGTATCTGCCAGACATTGAACAAACTTGTCCGGTGTGTCATGGAAATCGGTACAACGATGAGATTCAAGCAATTAAGTGGCACGGCTATTCCATCGTGGACCTACTCAAGTTGTCCGTCCGGGATGCATTACCGGTCTTTCAAGAAGTACCCGCCATTCAACGGACTCTGCAGACCTTAGCTGAAATTGGCCTTGATTACTTCCACTTGGGGGAAAGTACTCCAACCTTGTCGGGAGGGGAAGCCCAACGACTGAAACTGATTAACCACCTCGGCAAGCACCAGGAACGGACCCTGTTCGTGTTTGACGAACCGTCGATTGGATTGCATCCCCTCGATGTCCAAACTTTGTTGGGAGTCATGAACCAGCTTAAACAACGCGGGGCTACCATCATTATCATCACGCATGATCTGGAGCTGGTGGCGAACGCTGATTATCTGATTGATTTGGGTCCCAAAGGGGGAGCAGCCGGGGGTCAACTGATGGCAGCTGGCACACCGCAAACTTTAGTTCAGCACCCGACTAGTTTGACGACGCAGTATTTAGAACAGTACTGGCAGAAATTTGGGTTAGGAGGTTAACGTGTCGATGAAAAAAGTTACTTCTGACCGCAACTTATGGGTTTACCTAACCTCATTTTTCCTCTATAACTTTGCCCGGGTGCTACCCCATGCGGTGTTAACCGTGATTTTACTGGATAAGGGGATGAGCATCGGTGAGATTGCAATCATTCAAAGTTTCTTCATGGTGGCGGTCTTATTGTTTGAATTTCCGTCCGGAATTTTAACCGACACCTGGTCCGAGAAAAAAATTTACCTGTTAGCGCTCGCACTGTTAGCCGTTTCTTACTGTTTGATTATGGGCTCGCACTCTTTCGTAGTGCTGTGTTTGTCCTGGTTTATCTACGGAATCAGTAGTGCCTCCATCAGTAGCTCGTTGGAAACCTTTTTCTTGCGCAAGTATCGGAATAACGAAACGTTAATTAAACGGTTCAACGTCCGGTTTAACAACACGGATCTAATCAGTGGCCTGGTGGGCGGAGGACTCGGTTCTTTCATTTATGCTTATCTAGAAAACGCGCTCTACATCATTTCGATTGTACTAATTATCGTTTCGGCAGCTCTGATTGTGCTCTTTTTTCGGGGCGATGAACGAGTTAGTGTGGGCGAACTAACCAGTCTGAAAACGATTCTAGCGGAATTACGGAGCATCAAATCGCCCAGTCTCTATCGGAGCATCTTTTTGCTGGCCGTGTTTCAAATCATCATGCAGCTTTTTTTCCAATTTTGGCAGGTGTTGTTTCTAGACGCCGGAATTAATAAAAAACAATTTGGACTGTTCTACGTTGTCTTTCAGATCATCGCGCTGTTCAGCAACTGGATCTTTGGCCGGGTGAGTTTTAAGCACCATCAGGTTAGTTTGGTGGTTTTAATGGCCGCGTTATTGATTGGTGGAATTTATTTCAATCAGGGCACGGGTCTGTTTGTGGTTTTAATTTGCCTCTTTTTATTGCCATTCAACATTTACAGCAATCAACTTCAATTAGACATTCAACGTGAATCGCCCACGACCGCCGTGGCTTCGGTAGTTTCTTTTGCCGGGACCTGTGGGAGCGTGGTGTCGATGTTGTTCTTATGGATAGTCGGACTGTTGGACCACTTTCAAACCTTTAACGTGGTTGCGATTGAGGCTACGCTAGTATTTCTAGTAATTTCATTAGGCGCTTACTATGGCAGTCGGTTACGGACGAAATAATTGATGTAATTTAAGTCAGCTGGAATGCTGACTTTTTTTGTAAGGAAAATTAAATCTAAACGTTGACTTAGAGTGTACTCTAAGGAATACCATTAGGTTGTGAGTAGGAAAGGAGTTGGTTAGCATCGCGAACGATTACTATTCCATCGGTGAATTTGCAAAAAAAACGGGACTTTCAACGTATACGCTGCGGTATTATGAGCGGGAAAATTTGATTGTACCGCATCGGGATCAGAAACAACGGCGCTTTTATACGGAACAAGACGTCGGCTGGGTCCATTTCCTCATGCATCTGAAGGGCACCGGCATGTCTATGAATGAGATTCAACAGTACATTACCTGGCGGGCGCAGGGGGATGCGACCATTGAACAACGTAAAGAGTTACTACAAAACGTCCGAGAACGAAGCTTAGCCCAGATTCGGGAAACGCAAAATCATTTGGAGATTCTTTCCCATAAAATCGATTGGTATGACGGTAAATTGGACCATTCGATTCAGGATTCGGAATCTTTTGCGGAGTATTTAAAACAATTTAAAACCGAAAATTAATTGAAGGAGTATGAATATGGCAAACGAAATTAAAAATGAAAATGTCAAAAACGGAGTAATTTTTCCCGTCGGAGAAGATAATCCGTACGGACAATATTTTACCGGGAAGAGCTTTCTGGACACTTTAGTGGCGGACCCCGATCTTGATGCTAGTGTTGGAAATGTGACTTTTGAACCCGGGACGCGGAATAACTGGCACGTCCACTACGGATACCAAATTTTGTTAGTTACAGGTGGTGAAGGTTGGTACCAAGAAGAAGGGAAACCAGCTCGGCACCTTGTTCCTGGAGACGTCGTAGTCACTAAAAAGAACATCAAACACTGGCACGGGGCTACAAAAGACAGTTGGTTCGCCCACATTGCGATTACCAGTGGAAAATCAGAATTTTTAGAACCAGTTTCTGATGCAGAATACGATCAGTTAGGAGAATAATTATGGTGCAAAAACAAACAGCAGGGCACGATAACTTTGGTGATTTTGCCCCGAAATTTGCCGAAATGAACGATGACGTTTTGTTTGGTGAAATTTGGTCGCGGGAACAACAACTTCCTGCCAAGCAACGGAGTTTAATTACGTGCACGAGCCTCATTTCCCAGGGCATCTTTGGCCCGTTGCAGTATCACTTAGAAACGGCGAAAAAGAACGGTGTTACCAAAGAAGAAATGGTGGAAGCCATTACCCAGTTAGCGTTCTACGCGGGTTGGCCCAAGGCGTGGACAGCTATGAGTCTCGCTAAGGAAGTTTATGCAGAGGACTAAAAGAAAGGATGATTGAAATGGCTGAAAAATGGACTGTTGCCCAACTAAAAGAGTTTAGTGAAGCTGATGACATGAAGGTTTCACCGTTTTACAGTGACGGAAAGACTTACGGAACCCCAACCTGGATTTGGTCCGTAGTTACAAACGATAATTTATACGTCCGGGCCTATAACGGCCAAAACTCGTCGTGGTACCAAGCAGCGATGCAGCAAGGAGCTGGTAAGATTCATTTGGCGGGTCAGAACTACGAGGTTAAATTTGAAGGAGTTTCTAATACTCCCGAATTAGACCGCGCCATTAGTGCGGCTTACCAAACTAAGTATGCTAATAGTCCTTATTTGCCACCGATGCTAAAAGAGGGACCGGTTGGAGCAACGGTGAAGATTATTCCTAATAATTAGATAGATTACAGAATTCATTGCTAGTTTTGCTGGCAGTGAATTTTAATTTGGGAGGAAAAATTAATGACTAATCACCATATTTTTAACCGTAACAGTTCGGAATATGCTGAAATTCAAAAAATTAAAAGTGCCAATGAACCTTTAATTCAACGCTTGAATTTAGAACCGCATTCGCCGGCAGAGATCAGAACCTTGCTAACTCAAATTACTGGGAAAGAAATTCCAGCTAGTACGGAAATTAACGTTCCGTTTGAAACCGATTTCGGCAAGAATATTACAATTGGAAAAGATGGATTTATCAATAAGAACGCAATGTTTGTTGACCTAGGTGGAATTTCAATTGGAGATCGTTGTTTAATCGGTCCCAACGTTACCTTAGTTAGTGTTAATCATGCCCAACCAGTGGCAGACAGAAGAAGCCTTGAATTGGATCCAGTTAAAATTGAGGATGACGTTTGGCTGGGTGCCAACGTAACGGTATTACCAGGTGTCACGATTGGAAAAGGAGCAATTATTGGTGCTAATAGCTTGGTTACTAAGGACGTTCCCGCCGGAATGATTGCGGTGGGTAGTCCTGCTAAAGTCATTAAACCGGTTGCTTCTAAATAAACAAAAAAACCGACTATTTTGTAGTCGGTTTTTTATAATTTCACTAATTAGATTGGTTGTCCCGTGGGCCGAACCAAGACTTCGTTGATATCTACGTTTTCTGGTTGACTCATCATGAAGACCGCAATTTCAGCAATGTCTTCGGATTTTAACCAACCATTCTTGTTGGCACTGTTGCCTTCCAGCATTTGTTTTCTGATTTTTTCATCATGAACCGTTGAGTAGAGGTTCGTGTCCACAGCTCCAGGCGAAACAATTCCGGTTTTGATGCCATTTTGATGTTCTTCTTGGCGAAGTCCTTCCATGATGGCTCGGACGGCGTACTTGGAACCGTTGTAAACCGCGGAACCAGGGTAAACCACGTGCCCAGCAACGGAGTCGGTTGCCATAATCAAACCATGACCTTGCTTACGCATGATTGGAGTGGCAGCACTAATCCCGTTGAGTACCCCCATGATGTTGGTATTTAAAATGGCTTGCCATTCAGCCAACTTCTCGGCATCGGCAACCATTCCCTGGGGCATGATCCCGGCGTTGTTGTAGAGCACGTCTAGTTGACCAAATTTTTCCACCGCCAATTTAACTAAACTTTGTACGTCCGCTAGCTTAGTTACATCGGTTAATTGAACAGCGAAATTTTCAGGATGAGCCACCGTATTTAGCATTTCATCTAACTTGGCTTGGTTCCGCGAACCAATTACCACCTTAGCCCCGCGTTCGTTAGCTAACTTTGCGGTAGCGGCACCCATTCCAGATGAGCCACCGGTAATGACAACTACTTTATCTTTAATTGGCATAATTTTTTCCTCCTTTAATCTTTATGA of the Fructilactobacillus cliffordii genome contains:
- a CDS encoding SDR family oxidoreductase; the protein is MPIKDKVVVITGGSSGMGAATAKLANERGAKVVIGSRNQAKLDEMLNTVAHPENFAVQLTDVTKLADVQSLVKLAVEKFGQLDVLYNNAGIMPQGMVADAEKLAEWQAILNTNIMGVLNGISAATPIMRKQGHGLIMATDSVAGHVVYPGSAVYNGSKYAVRAIMEGLRQEEHQNGIKTGIVSPGAVDTNLYSTVHDEKIRKQMLEGNSANKNGWLKSEDIAEIAVFMMSQPENVDINEVLVRPTGQPI
- a CDS encoding DUF2255 family protein; the protein is MAEKWTVAQLKEFSEADDMKVSPFYSDGKTYGTPTWIWSVVTNDNLYVRAYNGQNSSWYQAAMQQGAGKIHLAGQNYEVKFEGVSNTPELDRAISAAYQTKYANSPYLPPMLKEGPVGATVKIIPNN
- a CDS encoding MFS transporter, with product MKKVTSDRNLWVYLTSFFLYNFARVLPHAVLTVILLDKGMSIGEIAIIQSFFMVAVLLFEFPSGILTDTWSEKKIYLLALALLAVSYCLIMGSHSFVVLCLSWFIYGISSASISSSLETFFLRKYRNNETLIKRFNVRFNNTDLISGLVGGGLGSFIYAYLENALYIISIVLIIVSAALIVLFFRGDERVSVGELTSLKTILAELRSIKSPSLYRSIFLLAVFQIIMQLFFQFWQVLFLDAGINKKQFGLFYVVFQIIALFSNWIFGRVSFKHHQVSLVVLMAALLIGGIYFNQGTGLFVVLICLFLLPFNIYSNQLQLDIQRESPTTAVASVVSFAGTCGSVVSMLFLWIVGLLDHFQTFNVVAIEATLVFLVISLGAYYGSRLRTK
- a CDS encoding carboxymuconolactone decarboxylase family protein, with product MVQKQTAGHDNFGDFAPKFAEMNDDVLFGEIWSREQQLPAKQRSLITCTSLISQGIFGPLQYHLETAKKNGVTKEEMVEAITQLAFYAGWPKAWTAMSLAKEVYAED
- a CDS encoding cupin domain-containing protein, with the translated sequence MANEIKNENVKNGVIFPVGEDNPYGQYFTGKSFLDTLVADPDLDASVGNVTFEPGTRNNWHVHYGYQILLVTGGEGWYQEEGKPARHLVPGDVVVTKKNIKHWHGATKDSWFAHIAITSGKSEFLEPVSDAEYDQLGE
- a CDS encoding sugar O-acetyltransferase, producing the protein MTNHHIFNRNSSEYAEIQKIKSANEPLIQRLNLEPHSPAEIRTLLTQITGKEIPASTEINVPFETDFGKNITIGKDGFINKNAMFVDLGGISIGDRCLIGPNVTLVSVNHAQPVADRRSLELDPVKIEDDVWLGANVTVLPGVTIGKGAIIGANSLVTKDVPAGMIAVGSPAKVIKPVASK
- a CDS encoding MerR family transcriptional regulator; the protein is MVSIANDYYSIGEFAKKTGLSTYTLRYYERENLIVPHRDQKQRRFYTEQDVGWVHFLMHLKGTGMSMNEIQQYITWRAQGDATIEQRKELLQNVRERSLAQIRETQNHLEILSHKIDWYDGKLDHSIQDSESFAEYLKQFKTEN